A DNA window from Hordeum vulgare subsp. vulgare chromosome 1H, MorexV3_pseudomolecules_assembly, whole genome shotgun sequence contains the following coding sequences:
- the LOC123420860 gene encoding uncharacterized protein LOC123420860 codes for MKGIADELAAAGTPVDEDEVVSHILHGLDSDYNSFVSAISTRAAADNPIGLGELFSLLLSAETRIECQNTTAAHSINLASKGGGRGGPARSSAGGGAPFTNTFGTSATPPGGGVAHPQGPLICQICKYAGHGAWSCKKRFDKTFNNNPKRQGNPPKSANAAAPSYGVDTKWYLDTGPTDHVTGELEKLTVCDRYTGPEQIHIANGQGNGEHNSSRSK; via the exons ATGAAAGGCATCGCAGATGAACTTGCGGCGGCCGGGACtcctgttgatgaagatgaggttgTCTCTCATATCCTGCACGGTTTGGATTCGGACTACAACTCCTTTGTGTCTGCAATCTCAACCCGTGCAGCAGCAGACAATCCCATCGGCCTCGGTGAGCTGTTTTCTCTACTCCTCTCTGCCGAAACAAGGATTGAATGCCAAAACACTACTGCCGCCCACTCCATCAACCTCGCCTCCAAAGGGGGCGGCCGTGGTGGCCCTGCTCGTTCTTCTGCTGGTGGTGGTGCCCCCTTCACCAACACCTTCGGCACCTCTGCTACACCACCAGGAGGAGGCGTTGCTCATCCTCAAGGCCCTCTCATCTGCCAGATCTGCAAGTATGCTGGCCACGGTGCTTGGTCCTGCAAAAAGCGCTTCGACAAGACCTTCAACAACAACCCCAAGCGCCAAGGCAATCCTCCCAAGTCTGCCAATGCCGCTGCTCCCTCCTATGGTGTTGATACtaagtggtatctcgacacggggccGACGGATCATGTGACCGGTGAGCTAGAGAAGCTTACGGTTTGTGATCGCTACACCGGGCCGGAACAAATCCATATAGCAAATGGTCAAG GCAACGGGGAACACAATTCTTCACGGTCCAAGTAG